In one window of Oryza sativa Japonica Group chromosome 9, ASM3414082v1 DNA:
- the LOC136351137 gene encoding uncharacterized protein isoform X5 → MASSPHQVVAPQPQSQAQAGGGGGGGGGTAEQFWSLLDKADRRFARVRDLPLFGRREPDEYGKAFRIYTQLWRMQQEHRHRLLDAGLRRWQVGEIAARIAHLYYSQYQRTSDTALLSEAFVFYHAVLDRGYFLADAADHLFAPTKHLRFLARFLLVALLLARRADTVPRLTTHIRTLLDDSKKTLQEADYKEWKHVVQEIARFLRADSPFINMRPLRYSYAFDPPPDTLPTVPPTVKKRGLVLSDAMLCSYYQNEIKFTDLTIDVFRMLQCLEWEPCGSFALTNGYSTRDESGQNHPNLLKDLRDAALPPNPLKTILYRPSVTHFLTEPCFLWT, encoded by the exons ATGGCGTCGTCGCCGCACCAAGTTGTAGCTCCCCAACCCCAATCCCAAGCCCaagcaggtggcggcggcggcggcggtggcgggacgGCCGAGCAGTTCTGGTCGCTGCTGGACAAGGCAGACCGGCGCTTCGCCCGCGTGCGCGACCTCCCCCTCTTCGGCCGCCGGGAGCCCGATGAATACGGCAAGGCCTTCCGCATCTACACCCAGCTGTGGCGCATGCAGCAGGAGCACCGTCACCGCCTCCTCGACGCCGGGCTCCGCCGATGGCAGGTCGGTGAGATCGCCGCCCGCATCGCTCACCTCTACTACTCCCAGTACCAGCGCACCTCGGACACCGCCCTCCTCTCCGAGGCCTTCGTCTTCTaccacgccgtcctcgaccgcggctacttcctcgccgacgccgccgaccatcTCTTTGCCCCCACCAAGCACCTCCGCTTCCTCGCCAGGTTCCTCCTCGTTGCGCTTCTACTCGCCAGGCGCGCCGACACTGTCCCTCGCCTCACCACCCACATCCGCACGCTCCTCGACGACTCCAAGAAGACCCTCCAA GAAGCCGACTACAAGGAGTGGAAGCACGTCGTCCAAGAAATCGCGAGGTTTCTCAGAGCTGACTCCCCCTTTATCAACATGAGACCACTCAGGTACAGCTACGCATTTGATCCTCCCCCTGATACTCTTCCTACCGTCCCACCTACTGTCAAGAAGCGAGGTCTGGTCTTAAGTGATGCCATGCTATGCAGCTACTATCAAAACGAG ATCAAATTTACAGACCTCACCATAGATGTTTTCAGAATGCTTCAATGCCTCGAATGGGAACCATGCGGTTCTTTTGCACTAACCAATGGTTACAGTACCCGCGATGAAAGTGGACAAAATCATCCCAATCTCTTAAAAGATCTGAGAGATGCTGCGCTGCCTCCAAACCCACTTAAAACAATTCTCTATCGTCCCTCAGTGACTCATTTCCTAACA GAACCATGCTTCTTGTGGACATGA
- the LOC136351137 gene encoding uncharacterized protein isoform X4, whose product MASSPHQVVAPQPQSQAQAGGGGGGGGGTAEQFWSLLDKADRRFARVRDLPLFGRREPDEYGKAFRIYTQLWRMQQEHRHRLLDAGLRRWQVGEIAARIAHLYYSQYQRTSDTALLSEAFVFYHAVLDRGYFLADAADHLFAPTKHLRFLARFLLVALLLARRADTVPRLTTHIRTLLDDSKKTLQEADYKEWKHVVQEIARFLRADSPFINMRPLRYSYAFDPPPDTLPTVPPTVKKRGLVLSDAMLCSYYQNEIKFTDLTIDVFRMLQCLEWEPCGSFALTNGYSTRDESGQNHPNLLKDLRDAALPPNPLKTILYRPSVTHFLTPYKTKQSTE is encoded by the exons ATGGCGTCGTCGCCGCACCAAGTTGTAGCTCCCCAACCCCAATCCCAAGCCCaagcaggtggcggcggcggcggcggtggcgggacgGCCGAGCAGTTCTGGTCGCTGCTGGACAAGGCAGACCGGCGCTTCGCCCGCGTGCGCGACCTCCCCCTCTTCGGCCGCCGGGAGCCCGATGAATACGGCAAGGCCTTCCGCATCTACACCCAGCTGTGGCGCATGCAGCAGGAGCACCGTCACCGCCTCCTCGACGCCGGGCTCCGCCGATGGCAGGTCGGTGAGATCGCCGCCCGCATCGCTCACCTCTACTACTCCCAGTACCAGCGCACCTCGGACACCGCCCTCCTCTCCGAGGCCTTCGTCTTCTaccacgccgtcctcgaccgcggctacttcctcgccgacgccgccgaccatcTCTTTGCCCCCACCAAGCACCTCCGCTTCCTCGCCAGGTTCCTCCTCGTTGCGCTTCTACTCGCCAGGCGCGCCGACACTGTCCCTCGCCTCACCACCCACATCCGCACGCTCCTCGACGACTCCAAGAAGACCCTCCAA GAAGCCGACTACAAGGAGTGGAAGCACGTCGTCCAAGAAATCGCGAGGTTTCTCAGAGCTGACTCCCCCTTTATCAACATGAGACCACTCAGGTACAGCTACGCATTTGATCCTCCCCCTGATACTCTTCCTACCGTCCCACCTACTGTCAAGAAGCGAGGTCTGGTCTTAAGTGATGCCATGCTATGCAGCTACTATCAAAACGAG ATCAAATTTACAGACCTCACCATAGATGTTTTCAGAATGCTTCAATGCCTCGAATGGGAACCATGCGGTTCTTTTGCACTAACCAATGGTTACAGTACCCGCGATGAAAGTGGACAAAATCATCCCAATCTCTTAAAAGATCTGAGAGATGCTGCGCTGCCTCCAAACCCACTTAAAACAATTCTCTATCGTCCCTCAGTGACTCATTTCCTAACA CCTTATAAGACCAAGCAATCCACGGAATAA